A genome region from Hippopotamus amphibius kiboko isolate mHipAmp2 chromosome 1, mHipAmp2.hap2, whole genome shotgun sequence includes the following:
- the LOC130858207 gene encoding taurochenodeoxycholic 6 alpha-hydroxylase-like isoform X2: MSVSMLSPTRALGGVSGLLQVAALLGLLLLLLKAAQLYLRRQWLLKALQQFPSPPSHWLYGHMREFQAEGELQALLKRVEKYPRACARWFWGTKAQVLVYDPDYMKLILGRSDPKSPESYRFLIPWIGNGLLMLEGQRWFQHRRMLTPAFHYDILKPYVRLMADSVRVMLDKWEELISQDAHLEIFGHVSLMTLDTIMKCAFSHQGSIQTDRLTPKGRWHHRACQLAHQHTDRVIQLRKAHLQKEQEVEKVRNKKHLDFLDILLFARVENGNSLSDMDLRAEVDTFMVAGHDTTASGISWLLYALASHPEHQQRCREEIQSLLGDSACITWNHLDQMPYTTMCIKEALRLYPPVPFVGRELSKPITFPDGRSLPAGLTLILSIYGLHHNPKVWLNPEVFDPSRFAPESSQHSHAFLPFSGGSRNCIGKQFAMNELKVAVALTLLRFELAPDPSRVPVPIPKAVLKAKYGIHLQLRKLL; this comes from the exons ATGAGCGTCTCTATGCTGAGCCCCACCAGAGCCCTGGGCGGCGTCTCTGGGCTCCTGCAGGTGGCCGCCCTGCTCggcctgcttctgcttctgctcaaGGCGGCACAGCTCTACCTGCGCAGACAGTGGCTGCTCAAAGCCCTCCAGCAGTTCCCGTCTCCTCCTTCCCACTGGCTCTATGGACACATGCGGGAG TTCCAAGCGGAGGGTGAGCTTCAAGCCCTACTGAAAAGGGTAGAGAAATACCCGCGTGCCTGTGCTCGCTGGTTTTGGGGGACAAAAGCTCAAGTATTGGTCTACGACCCGGACTACATGAAGCTGATCCTGGGGAGATCAG ATCCAAAGTCTCCTGAGTCCTACAGATTCCTGATTCCCTGGATTG GGAATGGATTGCTCATGTTGGAGGGGCAGAGGTGGTTCCAGCACCGGCGGATGCTGACCCCAGCCTTCCACTATGACATCCTGAAGCCCTACGTGCGTCTCATGGCTGACTCTGTCCGCGTGATGCTG gaCAAGTGGGAGGAGCTCATCAGCCAGGACGCACATCTGGAGATCTTTGGACACGTCTCCTTGATGACCCTGGACACCATCATGAAGTGCGCCTTCAGCCACCAGGGCAGCATCCAGACAGACAG ACTGACTCCTAAAGGCCGCTGGCACCACCGGGCCTGCCAGCTTGCCCATCAACACACAG ACAGAGTGATCCAGCTGAGGAAGGCTCACCTGCAGAAGGAGCAAGAGGTGGAGAAGGTGAGGAACAAGAAACACTTGGATTTCCTGGACATCCTCCTCTTTGCCAGA gtggAGAATGGGAACAGCTTGTCTGACATGGACCTCCGTGCTGAGGTGGACACGTTCATGGTTGCGGGTCACGACACCACAGCCAGTGGCATCTCCTGGCTCCTCTACGCTCTGGCCTCCCACCCTGAGCATCAGCAGAGGTGCCGGGAAGAGATTCAGAGCCTGCTGGGGGATAGCGCCTGCATCACATG GAACCACCTGGATCAGATGCCCTACACCACCATGTGCATCAAGGAGGCACTGCGACTCTATCCGCCAGTGCCTTTTGTTGGCAGAGAGCTCAGCAAGCCCATCACCTTTCCTGATGGCCGCTCCTTACCTGCAG gaCTCACACTCATCCTCTCCATTTATGGGCTTCACCACAACCCGAAGGTGTGGCTGAACCCAGAG GTGTTTGACCCATCCCGGTTTGCACCGGAGTCTTCTCAACACAGTCATGCTTTCCTGCCCTTCTCAGGAGGATCCAG GAACTGCATCGGGAAGCAGTTTGCCATGAATGAGTTGAAGGTGGCCGTGGCCCTGACCTTGCTTCGCTTTGAGCTGGCACCAGATCCCTCCAGGGTCCCGGTTCCCATTCCAAAAGCTGTGTTGAAGGCCAAATATGGGATCCACTTGCAGCTCAGGAAGCTCCTGTAA
- the LOC130858207 gene encoding taurochenodeoxycholic 6 alpha-hydroxylase-like isoform X1: MSVSMLSPTRALGGVSGLLQVAALLGLLLLLLKAAQLYLRRQWLLKALQQFPSPPSHWLYGHMREFQAEGELQALLKRVEKYPRACARWFWGTKAQVLVYDPDYMKLILGRSDPKSPESYRFLIPWIGNGLLMLEGQRWFQHRRMLTPAFHYDILKPYVRLMADSVRVMLDKWEELISQDAHLEIFGHVSLMTLDTIMKCAFSHQGSIQTDRNSQSYIQAVRDLEYLFSSRLRNIVHQNDIIYRLTPKGRWHHRACQLAHQHTDRVIQLRKAHLQKEQEVEKVRNKKHLDFLDILLFARVENGNSLSDMDLRAEVDTFMVAGHDTTASGISWLLYALASHPEHQQRCREEIQSLLGDSACITWNHLDQMPYTTMCIKEALRLYPPVPFVGRELSKPITFPDGRSLPAGLTLILSIYGLHHNPKVWLNPEVFDPSRFAPESSQHSHAFLPFSGGSRNCIGKQFAMNELKVAVALTLLRFELAPDPSRVPVPIPKAVLKAKYGIHLQLRKLL, encoded by the exons ATGAGCGTCTCTATGCTGAGCCCCACCAGAGCCCTGGGCGGCGTCTCTGGGCTCCTGCAGGTGGCCGCCCTGCTCggcctgcttctgcttctgctcaaGGCGGCACAGCTCTACCTGCGCAGACAGTGGCTGCTCAAAGCCCTCCAGCAGTTCCCGTCTCCTCCTTCCCACTGGCTCTATGGACACATGCGGGAG TTCCAAGCGGAGGGTGAGCTTCAAGCCCTACTGAAAAGGGTAGAGAAATACCCGCGTGCCTGTGCTCGCTGGTTTTGGGGGACAAAAGCTCAAGTATTGGTCTACGACCCGGACTACATGAAGCTGATCCTGGGGAGATCAG ATCCAAAGTCTCCTGAGTCCTACAGATTCCTGATTCCCTGGATTG GGAATGGATTGCTCATGTTGGAGGGGCAGAGGTGGTTCCAGCACCGGCGGATGCTGACCCCAGCCTTCCACTATGACATCCTGAAGCCCTACGTGCGTCTCATGGCTGACTCTGTCCGCGTGATGCTG gaCAAGTGGGAGGAGCTCATCAGCCAGGACGCACATCTGGAGATCTTTGGACACGTCTCCTTGATGACCCTGGACACCATCATGAAGTGCGCCTTCAGCCACCAGGGCAGCATCCAGACAGACAG GAACTCCCAGTCCTACATCCAGGCCGTCAGGGACCTTGAATATCTGTTTTCTTCCCGATTGAGGAATATCGTCCACCAGAATGACATCATCTACAGACTGACTCCTAAAGGCCGCTGGCACCACCGGGCCTGCCAGCTTGCCCATCAACACACAG ACAGAGTGATCCAGCTGAGGAAGGCTCACCTGCAGAAGGAGCAAGAGGTGGAGAAGGTGAGGAACAAGAAACACTTGGATTTCCTGGACATCCTCCTCTTTGCCAGA gtggAGAATGGGAACAGCTTGTCTGACATGGACCTCCGTGCTGAGGTGGACACGTTCATGGTTGCGGGTCACGACACCACAGCCAGTGGCATCTCCTGGCTCCTCTACGCTCTGGCCTCCCACCCTGAGCATCAGCAGAGGTGCCGGGAAGAGATTCAGAGCCTGCTGGGGGATAGCGCCTGCATCACATG GAACCACCTGGATCAGATGCCCTACACCACCATGTGCATCAAGGAGGCACTGCGACTCTATCCGCCAGTGCCTTTTGTTGGCAGAGAGCTCAGCAAGCCCATCACCTTTCCTGATGGCCGCTCCTTACCTGCAG gaCTCACACTCATCCTCTCCATTTATGGGCTTCACCACAACCCGAAGGTGTGGCTGAACCCAGAG GTGTTTGACCCATCCCGGTTTGCACCGGAGTCTTCTCAACACAGTCATGCTTTCCTGCCCTTCTCAGGAGGATCCAG GAACTGCATCGGGAAGCAGTTTGCCATGAATGAGTTGAAGGTGGCCGTGGCCCTGACCTTGCTTCGCTTTGAGCTGGCACCAGATCCCTCCAGGGTCCCGGTTCCCATTCCAAAAGCTGTGTTGAAGGCCAAATATGGGATCCACTTGCAGCTCAGGAAGCTCCTGTAA